Proteins encoded in a region of the Halostella limicola genome:
- a CDS encoding ATP-dependent DNA helicase, translating to MNPERIHDEFPAPSYRGNQKAALDDIRDAFAAGNDVVLVRAPTGSGKSLLARAIAGCARRTDDASPSDATDAYYTTPQVSQLDDVAEDPLLDDLNVIRGKGNYTCILPNEEHTPVNQAPCVRESGYDCSVKHRCPYFSDRAIASNRRIAAMTLAYFMQTAGSDVFRKRDVCVIDEAHGLAEWAEMYATVELDPRSVPIWDDLRVPVIDSVERAAEYADALVGTCERRKDELLAKPELTPDEARTRDRLQETISELKWFVEDYRDPGSATEWLVDQQDPPAGADEGEGGPFTVKPMNPEKYLKHTVWDRGNRFALLSATILNKAAFCRQVGLDPENVALVDVGHTFPVENRPLYDVTRGKMTYAERDETLPEVARTLVRIMQEHGDEKGIVHCHSYAIQERLRDLLADFGVAGRVRSHDRDGRDAALETWKATDDPDVFLSVKMEEALDLEGDLARWQVLCKAPYPNTNDSRVAHRLEDDQWTWYYRTALRTVIQACGRVVRAPDDYGATYLADTSLLDLFDRARTDMPDWFREQVDLLSTPDLPAFDPDAAGGGSGSGAGRGARSSGRRSSGSSASGGSSSVGESGGSGGSSGRSEKKSPISDVWDVE from the coding sequence GTGAACCCCGAGCGGATCCACGACGAGTTCCCCGCGCCCTCCTACCGCGGCAACCAGAAGGCCGCGCTCGACGACATCCGCGACGCCTTCGCGGCGGGCAACGACGTCGTCCTCGTGCGCGCGCCGACCGGGAGCGGCAAGTCCCTGCTCGCCCGCGCCATCGCCGGGTGCGCCCGCCGGACCGACGACGCCTCGCCGAGCGACGCCACCGACGCCTACTACACGACGCCGCAGGTGTCTCAACTCGACGACGTGGCCGAAGACCCCCTGCTTGACGACCTGAACGTGATCCGCGGCAAGGGCAACTACACCTGCATCCTGCCGAACGAGGAGCACACCCCCGTCAATCAGGCACCCTGCGTCCGGGAGTCGGGGTACGACTGCTCCGTGAAGCACCGCTGTCCGTACTTCTCGGACCGTGCCATCGCGTCGAACCGCCGCATCGCCGCGATGACGCTCGCGTACTTCATGCAGACCGCCGGCTCCGACGTGTTCCGCAAGCGCGACGTCTGCGTGATCGACGAGGCCCACGGGCTGGCCGAGTGGGCCGAGATGTACGCCACCGTCGAACTCGACCCCCGTTCGGTCCCCATCTGGGACGACCTGCGCGTGCCGGTGATCGACTCCGTCGAGCGCGCCGCCGAGTACGCCGACGCGCTGGTCGGCACCTGCGAGCGCCGGAAGGACGAACTGCTCGCGAAGCCCGAGCTCACGCCGGACGAGGCCCGCACCCGCGACCGCCTGCAGGAGACCATCTCCGAGCTGAAGTGGTTCGTGGAGGACTACCGCGACCCGGGGAGCGCGACGGAGTGGCTGGTCGACCAGCAGGACCCGCCCGCCGGCGCGGACGAGGGCGAGGGCGGCCCATTCACGGTCAAGCCGATGAACCCGGAGAAGTACCTCAAACACACCGTCTGGGACCGGGGCAACCGCTTCGCGCTCCTCTCGGCGACGATCCTCAACAAGGCCGCCTTCTGCCGGCAGGTCGGCCTCGACCCCGAGAACGTCGCGCTGGTCGACGTGGGCCACACGTTCCCCGTCGAGAACCGACCGCTGTACGACGTGACGCGGGGGAAGATGACCTACGCCGAGCGCGACGAGACGCTCCCCGAGGTCGCCCGCACCCTCGTCCGCATCATGCAGGAGCACGGCGACGAGAAGGGGATCGTCCACTGCCACTCCTACGCCATCCAGGAGCGCCTGCGCGACCTGCTCGCGGACTTCGGCGTCGCCGGGCGCGTCCGCTCGCACGACCGCGACGGGCGCGACGCCGCCCTCGAGACGTGGAAGGCGACCGACGACCCCGACGTGTTCCTCTCGGTGAAGATGGAGGAGGCGCTGGACCTGGAGGGCGACCTCGCGCGCTGGCAGGTGCTCTGCAAAGCCCCCTACCCGAACACGAACGACTCCCGGGTCGCCCACCGACTGGAGGACGACCAGTGGACGTGGTACTACCGCACCGCCCTGCGCACCGTCATCCAGGCCTGCGGCCGGGTCGTCCGCGCGCCGGACGACTACGGCGCGACCTACCTCGCCGACACCTCGCTGCTGGACCTGTTCGACCGCGCCCGCACCGACATGCCGGACTGGTTCCGCGAGCAGGTCGACCTGCTGTCGACGCCCGACCTCCCCGCGTTCGACCCCGACGCTGCCGGCGGGGGGAGCGGCTCCGGAGCCGGTCGAGGGGCGCGGTCGTCCGGCCGCCGGTCGAGCGGGTCCTCTGCGTCGGGCGGCTCGTCGTCCGTCGGCGAGTCGGGCGGGTCCGGCGGGTCGAGCGGCCGCTCGGAGAAGAAAAGCCCCATCTCGGACGTGTGGGACGTGGAGTAG
- a CDS encoding metal-dependent hydrolase family protein, translating into MRYFDCGTLIDGFSDDPISDARVLVEDGTVSAVGPREEVSVPDDAERVDCTGEVVVPGLVDAHVHLQGSRSMNPMDWVTESTALGTARATADLRSLLSAGFTAVRDVGSTTGLALRDAVDEGAIPGPRIYTSGQAISQTAGHGDVHFLPPEWVEDGDGISTLADGPAECRKEARRRFREGVDCLKIMTTGGVLSEKDAPDQSQFTDAEISAMTEEAHRVGVPVASHAQGAPGIKSALRNGVDTIEHGFYLDEEAIDLFRETGATFVPTLSIMHRIVNNGADHGVPEYGLEKSREASEAHYDAVRRAYEVGIPIAAGTDFIGPDLVPHGENALELELFVDEVGMTEMDAIKAATGVAGRTVADDAVGGLAEGKYADLVALEADPLDDVSAVRDIAAVYRGGERVAL; encoded by the coding sequence ATGCGCTACTTCGACTGCGGCACGCTGATAGACGGCTTTTCCGACGACCCGATCTCCGACGCCCGGGTGCTGGTCGAGGACGGGACGGTCTCGGCGGTCGGCCCCCGGGAGGAGGTCTCGGTCCCGGACGACGCGGAGCGAGTCGACTGCACCGGCGAGGTGGTCGTCCCCGGCCTCGTGGACGCGCACGTCCACCTGCAGGGGTCGCGGTCGATGAACCCGATGGACTGGGTCACGGAGAGCACGGCGCTCGGGACGGCGCGGGCGACGGCCGACCTGCGGTCGCTCCTGTCGGCGGGCTTTACCGCGGTCCGGGACGTCGGCAGCACGACCGGCCTCGCGCTCCGCGACGCCGTCGACGAGGGGGCGATCCCGGGGCCGCGTATCTACACCTCCGGGCAGGCCATCTCCCAGACCGCGGGCCACGGCGACGTCCACTTCCTCCCGCCGGAGTGGGTCGAGGACGGCGACGGCATCTCGACGCTCGCCGACGGCCCCGCCGAGTGCCGGAAGGAGGCCCGGCGGCGGTTCCGCGAGGGCGTCGACTGCCTGAAGATCATGACGACCGGCGGCGTCCTCTCCGAGAAGGACGCCCCCGACCAGAGCCAGTTCACCGACGCCGAGATCAGCGCGATGACGGAGGAGGCCCACCGCGTCGGCGTCCCCGTCGCCAGCCACGCCCAGGGCGCGCCCGGCATCAAGAGTGCCCTGCGCAACGGCGTCGACACGATCGAGCACGGGTTCTACCTCGACGAGGAGGCGATCGACCTGTTCCGCGAGACGGGCGCGACGTTCGTCCCGACGCTGTCGATCATGCACCGCATCGTGAACAACGGAGCGGACCACGGCGTCCCCGAGTACGGGCTGGAGAAGTCCCGCGAGGCGAGCGAGGCGCACTACGACGCCGTCCGGCGCGCCTACGAGGTCGGCATCCCGATCGCCGCCGGCACGGACTTCATCGGCCCCGACCTCGTTCCGCACGGCGAGAACGCCCTGGAGCTGGAGCTGTTCGTCGACGAGGTCGGCATGACCGAGATGGACGCGATCAAGGCGGCGACGGGCGTCGCGGGCCGCACCGTCGCCGACGACGCCGTCGGCGGGCTCGCCGAGGGCAAGTACGCAGACCTCGTCGCGCTGGAGGCCGACCCGCTCGACGACGTCTCTGCGGTGCGCGATATCGCCGCGGTGTACCGCGGCGGCGAGCGCGTCGCGCTCTGA
- a CDS encoding class I SAM-dependent methyltransferase, producing the protein MTRGDESDGEREGETASDLAAVVEKARAETAIAELREEGVYDESRKVREYGTTAVALPVTDPPEETDVREVVRQVDPDLRAPDLETLLRERGWTDEEIDRAPGSWAVIGTVILVTFGDCPREGEVGEALLELHGGADTVLANEGVSGEQREPSVRVVAGEGDTETVHTEHGVRYALDLAEVMFSPGNKAERARMGEVVGEGERVFDMFAGVGYFTLPMAKAGARVTATEINPTAFRYLTENAVLNDVQDNVSAYRSDCRDVEVSAERVVMGYYDAHEYLDAALDALEPDGVVHVHEACPEELLWERPVDRLESAAAAKGRTVEVLDRRRVKGHSEGVAHVVVDARVD; encoded by the coding sequence ATGACGCGCGGTGACGAGAGCGACGGCGAGCGGGAGGGCGAGACCGCGTCCGACCTCGCCGCGGTCGTCGAGAAGGCCCGCGCGGAGACCGCCATCGCGGAACTCCGCGAGGAGGGCGTCTACGACGAGTCGCGCAAGGTCCGCGAGTACGGCACCACCGCGGTGGCGCTTCCGGTCACCGACCCGCCCGAGGAGACCGACGTGCGCGAGGTCGTCCGGCAGGTCGACCCCGACCTCCGCGCGCCCGACCTCGAAACCCTCCTGCGCGAGCGCGGGTGGACCGACGAGGAGATCGACCGCGCGCCGGGGTCGTGGGCCGTCATCGGCACCGTGATCCTCGTCACCTTCGGGGACTGCCCGCGCGAGGGGGAGGTCGGCGAGGCGCTGCTCGAACTCCACGGCGGGGCCGACACCGTCCTGGCGAACGAGGGCGTCAGCGGCGAGCAGCGCGAGCCCTCGGTCCGGGTCGTCGCCGGCGAGGGCGACACGGAGACGGTCCACACCGAGCACGGCGTCCGCTACGCGCTGGACCTCGCCGAGGTGATGTTCAGCCCCGGCAACAAGGCCGAGCGCGCCCGGATGGGCGAGGTGGTCGGCGAGGGCGAGCGCGTCTTCGACATGTTCGCCGGCGTCGGCTACTTCACGCTCCCGATGGCGAAGGCCGGCGCGCGCGTCACCGCCACCGAGATCAACCCTACGGCGTTTCGCTACCTGACGGAGAACGCGGTCCTCAACGACGTGCAGGACAACGTGAGCGCGTACCGTTCGGACTGCCGGGACGTGGAGGTGTCCGCGGAGCGCGTGGTGATGGGGTACTACGACGCGCACGAGTACCTCGACGCCGCGCTCGACGCGCTGGAACCGGACGGCGTCGTCCACGTGCACGAGGCCTGCCCCGAGGAACTGCTGTGGGAGCGCCCGGTCGACCGCCTCGAATCGGCCGCCGCGGCGAAGGGTCGAACCGTCGAGGTGCTCGACCGCCGCCGGGTCAAGGGCCACAGCGAGGGCGTCGCGCACGTCGTCGTGGACGCGCGGGTGGACTGA
- a CDS encoding 60S ribosomal export protein NMD3, with protein sequence MSESRAFCPRCGDPVAEREGLRPGEARSDPNLCDACYFEDFDLVDAPDRIEVQVCSQCGAVHRGNRWVDVDARDYTDVAIDEVSGSLAVHVDARDVTWQVDPEQVDQNTIRMHCYFTGIVRETPLEEQVVVPVKISRGTCDRCGRIAGDYYASIVQIRAVDREPTARETERAEEIAHEIVAEMEATGDRNAFVTETSETDDGLNMKVSTNKIGQKIARKVVEEFGGTFGDYETLVTEDEDGNEVYRVTFAVRLPPFTPGDVIDTDDDGGPVLVRSVQGNLKGQRVTTGEPYEASFEEGDAPDARKLGTVDDAQETTLVAVEDERAVQVLDPETYRTETIARPIYLDPDAETVPVLKSRAGLHVLPDPESVGREDG encoded by the coding sequence ATGAGTGAATCACGTGCGTTCTGCCCGCGCTGTGGCGACCCCGTCGCCGAGCGCGAGGGGTTACGGCCGGGGGAGGCCCGGAGCGACCCCAACCTCTGCGACGCGTGCTACTTCGAGGACTTCGACCTCGTGGACGCGCCCGACCGAATCGAGGTGCAGGTCTGCTCGCAGTGCGGCGCGGTCCACCGCGGCAACCGCTGGGTCGACGTCGACGCCCGCGACTACACGGACGTCGCCATCGACGAGGTGAGCGGGTCGCTCGCGGTTCACGTCGACGCCCGCGACGTGACGTGGCAGGTCGACCCCGAGCAGGTCGACCAGAACACGATCCGGATGCACTGTTACTTCACGGGGATCGTCCGCGAGACGCCCCTCGAGGAGCAGGTCGTCGTCCCGGTGAAGATCTCGCGGGGCACCTGCGACCGCTGCGGTCGCATCGCGGGCGACTACTACGCCAGCATCGTCCAGATCCGCGCCGTCGACAGGGAGCCGACCGCCCGAGAGACCGAACGCGCCGAGGAGATCGCCCACGAGATCGTCGCGGAGATGGAGGCGACCGGCGACCGGAACGCCTTCGTCACGGAGACGTCGGAGACGGACGACGGCCTGAACATGAAGGTGTCGACCAACAAGATCGGCCAGAAGATCGCCCGGAAGGTGGTCGAGGAGTTCGGCGGCACGTTCGGCGACTACGAGACGCTTGTCACCGAGGACGAGGACGGCAACGAGGTGTACCGCGTCACCTTCGCCGTCCGCCTGCCCCCGTTCACGCCGGGCGACGTCATCGACACCGACGACGACGGCGGCCCCGTCCTCGTCCGGAGCGTGCAGGGCAACCTGAAGGGCCAGCGGGTCACCACCGGCGAGCCCTACGAGGCGTCGTTCGAGGAGGGCGACGCGCCCGACGCCCGCAAGCTCGGCACGGTCGACGACGCTCAGGAGACGACGCTCGTGGCCGTCGAGGACGAGCGCGCCGTGCAGGTGCTGGACCCCGAGACCTACCGGACCGAGACGATCGCGCGGCCCATCTACCTCGACCCCGACGCGGAGACGGTGCCGGTGCTGAAGAGCCGTGCCGGCCTCCACGTCCTCCCCGACCCCGAGAGCGTCGGCCGAGAGGACGGATGA
- a CDS encoding NAD-dependent epimerase/dehydratase family protein gives MTDTALVTGGLGRSGRWIVDRLADDGWSVVCVDLDHPGWEIDPREGVDFRAADLTERAEAYELVAEVVPDAVVHWAALPAPERHAGGRVFETNAMATYNTLVAAGRADARVVWASSESAYGNAFREEPELPEALPLTEDEPLRPEDPYGASKVAGEEIAKTVVRRYGVSVASLRPSWIQYPGEYVCRDREDLGDDRPLSAVDLAAGVGNYWSYVDVRDVVGMVSAALDADLDGHEAFNLAAADSYLGYPTADAVEAFFGDLPDECDLDGEQSALSTAKAADLLGWEPEHDWREAADAEVEGPTLYE, from the coding sequence ATGACCGACACCGCACTCGTGACGGGCGGCCTGGGACGCTCCGGGCGCTGGATCGTCGACCGCCTCGCCGACGACGGGTGGAGCGTCGTCTGCGTCGACCTCGACCACCCCGGCTGGGAGATCGACCCGAGGGAGGGCGTCGACTTCCGCGCCGCCGACCTGACGGAGCGCGCCGAGGCGTACGAACTGGTCGCCGAGGTCGTCCCGGACGCGGTCGTCCACTGGGCGGCGCTGCCCGCGCCGGAGCGCCACGCCGGCGGCCGCGTCTTCGAGACGAACGCGATGGCGACGTACAACACGCTGGTCGCGGCCGGGCGGGCCGACGCACGGGTGGTCTGGGCGTCCAGCGAGAGCGCGTACGGCAACGCGTTCCGCGAGGAGCCGGAACTGCCCGAGGCGCTGCCGCTCACCGAGGACGAACCGCTCCGCCCGGAGGACCCGTACGGCGCGTCGAAGGTCGCCGGCGAGGAGATCGCGAAGACGGTCGTCCGGAGGTACGGGGTCAGCGTGGCCTCGCTCCGCCCGTCGTGGATCCAGTACCCCGGCGAGTACGTCTGCCGCGACCGCGAGGACCTCGGTGACGACCGCCCGCTCTCGGCGGTCGACCTCGCCGCGGGCGTCGGCAACTACTGGTCGTACGTGGACGTTCGCGACGTGGTCGGCATGGTCTCGGCGGCGCTCGACGCCGATCTCGACGGGCACGAGGCGTTCAACCTCGCCGCGGCGGACAGTTACCTCGGGTACCCGACCGCCGACGCCGTCGAGGCGTTCTTCGGCGACCTGCCCGACGAGTGCGATCTGGACGGGGAACAGTCGGCGCTCTCCACCGCGAAGGCGGCCGACCTGCTCGGCTGGGAACCGGAGCACGACTGGCGCGAGGCGGCGGACGCCGAGGTCGAGGGGCCGACGCTGTACGAGTAG
- the htpX gene encoding zinc metalloprotease HtpX: protein MQWKTDWGLRLRMFFTMFMLFALYIVFAAVIVQYIGGGILMMAVIFGGFSFVQYFFSDTLTLWSMGAKEVSEEEYPELHAAVSRLSQQADLPKPKVAVADDKVPNAFATGRSQRKAAVCVTSGLMRTLNQDELEGVIAHELAHIKNRDMMVMTLASFLSTIAFIVVRWGAFFGGGRRRGGGGGGVIVAIGVSLLVWIISYILIRALSRYREYAADRGGATITGRPSALANALLKISGEMDNIPTRDMRDEAEMNAFFIIPISKGMISRLFSTHPPTEKRVERLRDLERQMEGY, encoded by the coding sequence ATGCAGTGGAAAACGGACTGGGGACTCCGTCTGCGGATGTTCTTCACGATGTTCATGCTGTTCGCGCTGTACATCGTCTTCGCCGCGGTGATCGTCCAGTACATCGGCGGCGGCATCCTCATGATGGCGGTGATCTTCGGCGGGTTCTCATTCGTCCAGTACTTCTTCAGCGACACGCTGACGCTGTGGAGCATGGGAGCGAAAGAGGTGTCGGAAGAGGAGTATCCGGAGCTTCACGCGGCGGTCTCGCGCCTCTCGCAGCAGGCCGACCTGCCGAAGCCGAAGGTGGCCGTGGCCGACGACAAGGTACCGAACGCCTTCGCGACCGGTCGGTCCCAGCGCAAGGCCGCGGTCTGCGTGACGTCGGGGCTCATGCGGACGCTGAACCAGGACGAGCTGGAGGGCGTCATCGCCCACGAGCTCGCCCACATCAAGAACCGGGACATGATGGTGATGACGCTCGCCTCCTTCCTCTCGACTATCGCCTTCATCGTCGTCCGCTGGGGGGCCTTCTTCGGCGGCGGTCGCCGCCGCGGCGGGGGTGGCGGCGGCGTCATCGTCGCTATCGGCGTCTCCCTGCTGGTGTGGATCATCAGCTACATCCTCATCCGCGCGCTCTCGCGCTACCGCGAGTACGCGGCCGACCGCGGGGGCGCGACGATCACCGGCCGGCCGTCGGCGCTGGCGAACGCCCTGCTGAAGATCTCCGGCGAGATGGACAACATACCGACGCGGGACATGCGCGACGAGGCGGAGATGAACGCCTTCTTCATCATCCCCATCTCCAAGGGCATGATCTCGCGGCTGTTCAGCACGCACCCGCCGACGGAGAAGCGCGTCGAGCGCCTGCGCGACCTCGAACGGCAGATGGAGGGCTACTGA